ACGGTGAAAGTAGAACCAGGTCATGAGTTAGAAGGGAGCTCAAGTGAAAAGCTACACATACTCGATCAAGTGAGTGTAAGAACATCGTCAAGAGGTATTACAGAAATTAACGATAGCAAGGATGGTAAGGATATTGCTCCAAAATATATTTGTAACATCACAGACAAAGAAAGAGACCAGTTTTCAAGTGATGCTGCCTTCAAAAGTCCTTCAGATAATGGGAAGAATTTGTCATCCATGAAAGGTTCAAAGAGGCCATTGGAAAATCAGAGATGCGAAGATTATGAAAGCATCTTTAAAGAGGATATCACATTAGTCCCATTATCTTCCATTTCAAAAAGAAGTAGGAGTGCAGAAACAGTGATCAGTAGATCCGAGAGTACGGTTGGTGATACAATTCAGTTGGTAGTCATAAGAGCTTGATTTTGCTGAGACTGtgtcaagaaaaaaaattcttttccagAGAGTACATTGTTGAATCATTTGCACATGAGTAATAATCCTTGTCCGAAAGTTGGAAACCCAATCTTTAAGAATGGAAAAGAGAATGTGGTTGAAGAAATTGGCTATGAAAGTGAGGGTCAATGTGCTGGTGGAATCAGAGTACAATGCTCTTACAGTTTAGGTAGTCACGATAGTTCTGGTGACTCAGAAGATTCAAGCAATGTAGATTCGTCTTTTCATCAAGCTTTAGCTATGATGAAAAGAAACAGACTGAAAAATTCAAAGTGGCAATTTGAGGCAGACATGCTTTCTTCACTTGAAGAGGACCCAGAACTCTGCATGAAGGCTGTTTGTGCTCTCTATCGGCAGAAGTTCACTATGGAAAAATTAATGACCGGATCTTCACATTCCATTAATCGAGGCTTTAATGAGTATGATGCTCTCAGGTATGGGATCAATGCTCTTGGTTATGtaatttcatttatttatttttttaatagcaGATGATTTTGTTACTCTCTTCCAAATAGCAACTTACTCTTAAATTCCATTTTGCTTTGCAGTAAGCAAGATTATCGTTTCTTTTCTTTAACATCTAGTTTTAAGttgtttttttcaaaacctttttaaGAGGGATACTGTATCTTGTACTGGAGGTAGTAATAGTAAACTTGTTATATCAAATTAGTGGTAGGATTAAGTGGGTGAAATGAGGAGAACTATAATTTTGCAAAAGTGGTGAGCTATGGGACAGAGTATCTAATTGCAACCTTAGTTATAATTGCACTTGTCGAACTACATTCACGGTTTTCTCTTTGTTTGCTATCATAAGACAGTACTAAAGGAGAAATTTTATGATAACATTCTGAAAGTCATACAGGAGAAAATAGATGCTTGATTTTAGTAATCATCCCAAGATGGTTGGGGGATCTGCGTGTTGCATACAGAACTATCTGTTTGTTTAATAATGAAAGTACAAAATCAGCAAAATAATTTATGCATGCATTCCTTTAATTCCATTAATATTTTaatttcctgaattttactgCAGAGGAACTGCTTTAGCTGAATTTTTGACGAATGGAGACCCAAAAGGTGACCTGAAGAAATCTGTAAAGGACTTGGAGATGTTTGATCAGAAATCCCTTGGATACTGTAAGAGATTGGCAACAAACTACTCGAAGCAATTATTCAGTATATATCAGAAGAAAGAAGACCCTTTCTTCCTGCCATCCTAGTGCAACCGACCATTATCTAATCAAACTGCAAATTCTGGCGGGATTTCGTAGCAGTTAAGTTTGCAACTATCAAGGTATCAGTCATATTGTCATGCTAGTCAGCCATGAAATGCAGATTTTATCAGGATGTCAGACAtttgttttcaaattttgctGTATACGTCTGGGAATATATTAGTAAACCAAAACTGTAGATGTATAAGTACTTCTTCGCCTGTTGATGCCCATTGCTCATAGCTATGGCAGAGAATTGGTTATAACACAGAAAATTATAGCGTGATTTTCAATCTGATAAAAAAATGTAGTCAGTTTATGCTTGTGCAAAACAATACTGCTCTGTTAGAAAGACTCCTTGACCCATTTATGGTCATTGCTCTTGCCTACGGGGCAATAGCATTATAGTCCTTATAACTGCTGCCGTCCCTAAATAAGTGATCCTTTTCTTTTTGTTCCAAAGTAAAAGATATTTTTCTCTATATGCGATATATTTTTTTCTCACTGGATCCCTTTCGTCCCAAGCTCCTTCAATCAGAtggactttttttcttcttcttctaggttCATTATCTAATAATTAAAGGTCATGACTCCTGCGAATTGGGCGATTGATATGTGTCAACTCAGTCATTAACTCTTCTCAAATTCTCTTTAGTTCTCTCCTTTTCACCGTTGATCCCTGTTCTTCTCCTTAATTTTCTGTTATTCAACTTCATTCTAAATTTATGAGGCAGGATCcaatgacatggttatattgacataatcatgACATGGTTTGGCCATTTTTTCTACAAAATCCAAGCGACAACGATTTTGAAGTTAATTTTCTGGTGACATGTTCCACTTATATAGCTCTACATTTCTGTCAAAAATGAGAGTATCCCGATGTACGGAACTTTACCATCCACAaaatttaatttcaaccgttaatattCAACTGTTGCtattcaaaatggtagatggtATTCTTATACGtctcggaatgctctcatttttggtaggaatgtagagcTATTAAGAGGAACATGTCATCAAAAAATTAGCCTCAAATATATTGTCGCTTGGATTTTGTAGAAAAAATGGCTAAACCATGTcatgattatgtcaatataaccatgtcattgGATCCTGCTCCATAAATTTATTTACAATCTCATTATTTTCTTAAGGTATTCTTCGTTTCTCTTTTTCACCGAATATTTTGCTAATTAATCCTGTTTTCTCCATCATGTATATGCAGTTTGGGTTATCTCTAATGGTTTTTGCCATTACGTTGTTGTTGTGACTATAGCATTTGCTGAGAAGGTCGCTAATCGTTTGAAATATGGTATTGTCTGTGATTGTGTTGTTGGTTTGCTATGGAAGTTGACAAGGAGTTGGTACAACTCCCTGAGTCAAGATTCTGCAAAATTCCTCCCTTTGAAGAATTTCCctttgaaattaatcaaacaatTTGTTACCGTGGTTCCAGCCAAAATAATAACCAAAATATAATCTTGTATCTATTCTGATTACCATAAACATCATCTCCGCCTGGATTTATTTTCTTATAATATACCTGTCGAGAGAAAAAGCAGAAACCTTAAAAAACTCAGAATCAATAGAATAGAGGCAGGAAGCTCAAGCCAAGTTGGTGATCTGGTCAATAAGTTCAAGCAAGCAGTTTTGGATTTAGGGGATACCAATGAAGTTGTTGTCTTTTAATCAGAAAATaatcatgaagaagaagaggaagctaAATAGGAAGCTAGTGTCATTGGCAAAGTCATTACTGAAGGGAAAATGAGCTATGATTCGGtggagaaatatattaagttcaCATGGTCTTTCAT
Above is a genomic segment from Papaver somniferum cultivar HN1 chromosome 10, ASM357369v1, whole genome shotgun sequence containing:
- the LOC113319345 gene encoding uncharacterized protein LOC113319345 isoform X3; the protein is MSNNPCPKVGNPIFKNGKENVVEEIGYESEGQCAGGIRVQCSYSLGSHDSSGDSEDSSNVDSSFHQALAMMKRNRLKNSKWQFEADMLSSLEEDPELCMKAVCALYRQKFTMEKLMTGSSHSINRGFNEYDALRGTALAEFLTNGDPKGDLKKSVKDLEMFDQKSLGYCKRLATNYSKQLFSIYQKKEDPFFLPS